Proteins encoded by one window of Ignavibacteriota bacterium:
- a CDS encoding carboxypeptidase-like regulatory domain-containing protein translates to MTATASAQTGSLTGTVRDAHSGEVLIGANILVVESRKGASSDLDGKFLIRGLQPGTYTVRATYVGYRQKTITAVTVLYQQQRTLDILLDEATVQTQEVVVTGERQTNTDAAVLAARKRSATIADGISAEQVKLTPDATTGDALRRVTGISLVDNKFIFVRGVTDRYNSAMLNGVSVTSTDTDSDKKSFSFDLVPSNLVENTMVTKTATPDLPADFTGGLVQINTLDFPDKPIVKLSFSSSYNELANLRTVNMSQGGGSDWTGFDDGTRDFPSGNFTSHNLAQSLPNNWAQQQKRSPMNMSMNLSYGNRLVLNDEADQLGYIAALSYRNGYSRSNLHYSYTRAGTHIYSGGGPKDVASVQWGGLFNLSFKVGGNHKFSFKNNFNQSADDKASAYRIVDENENDRAVHVTEWDQRSMLVSQLSGTHHFPDVSGLDVNWRLSYTSSTSKRPDRKTYIYSKNIRAPESEMYLERGDRSWANLDEFSRGGGFDAQLPIAGVKLKAGALIEKRERYFDIKFFLAELERGSNAWNLLGLPIGQVFNPDNFGAGKLVMTRLSDKRDVYSGEQTLVASYGMLDIPLSGFVSFSGVSPFLEDVRLAGGVRVENSEQRVNTISPFSTDEAFIARVKNVDILPSANLTFVLNQLLNLRFAASQSVNRPEFRELSSFYFYDYSIYEGTFGNPLLQRALSRNYDARVEYFPGPGEVVAFSVFHKRITNAIEQRILPSSNPERTWFNSRFGVNEGWELEVRKSLDFLGAYGTNFSVTGNYTRIRSAIEYQQGYKVDMGGGVYLDEYRTETREMQGQSPYMLNFSLLFREPALGTTINLLYNQFGSRLDAVGDERALDVYEEARGAFDLTITQPVIARLDAKFTAKELFVVNPERTDRESGDRSNERRFTTREGNEYKRILTEPTYSLQLSYTF, encoded by the coding sequence ATGACCGCCACAGCATCCGCGCAGACAGGGTCGTTGACGGGAACAGTGCGCGACGCGCACAGCGGTGAGGTCCTCATCGGCGCAAATATCCTTGTGGTAGAGAGTCGGAAGGGCGCGTCGAGCGATCTCGACGGCAAGTTCCTGATCCGCGGTCTTCAACCGGGCACGTATACTGTGAGGGCGACGTACGTCGGCTACAGACAGAAGACCATAACCGCTGTCACCGTTCTGTATCAACAGCAGAGGACACTCGATATCCTGCTGGACGAGGCGACGGTGCAGACGCAGGAGGTGGTGGTCACGGGAGAAAGACAGACCAACACCGATGCCGCGGTGCTTGCCGCGCGGAAACGTTCCGCCACGATTGCGGACGGCATCAGCGCCGAACAGGTGAAACTGACACCCGACGCCACGACGGGCGACGCGCTCCGCCGTGTGACGGGCATCTCGCTCGTCGACAACAAGTTCATCTTTGTACGCGGCGTGACCGACCGATACAACTCCGCCATGCTCAACGGCGTCTCGGTCACCAGCACCGACACCGACAGCGATAAAAAAAGTTTTTCCTTCGATCTGGTCCCGTCGAACCTCGTGGAAAACACGATGGTGACCAAGACCGCAACGCCGGATCTGCCCGCCGATTTTACGGGAGGACTCGTGCAGATCAACACGCTCGACTTCCCCGACAAACCGATCGTCAAGCTGAGTTTTTCCTCGTCGTACAACGAGCTTGCAAATCTCCGCACAGTGAACATGTCGCAGGGAGGAGGCAGCGATTGGACGGGATTCGACGACGGTACGCGCGATTTCCCGTCGGGGAATTTCACGTCGCACAATCTGGCGCAATCCCTCCCGAACAACTGGGCGCAGCAACAGAAACGTTCGCCGATGAACATGTCCATGAACCTGTCCTACGGCAACCGACTGGTGTTGAACGACGAGGCGGATCAACTCGGCTACATAGCCGCGCTGTCGTATCGCAACGGGTATTCGCGCAGCAATCTCCATTATTCATACACACGAGCGGGCACACATATTTACAGCGGCGGCGGGCCCAAGGATGTCGCCTCGGTGCAGTGGGGCGGGCTGTTCAACCTGAGTTTCAAGGTCGGGGGCAATCACAAATTCAGTTTCAAGAACAACTTCAACCAGTCCGCCGACGACAAGGCGTCCGCCTACCGTATCGTCGATGAGAACGAGAACGACCGTGCAGTACACGTGACGGAGTGGGATCAGCGGTCGATGCTTGTGTCGCAACTCAGCGGGACCCATCATTTTCCGGACGTGTCCGGTCTCGATGTCAACTGGCGACTGTCATACACATCGTCCACATCGAAACGTCCGGATCGTAAAACCTACATCTATTCGAAAAACATCCGGGCACCGGAGAGCGAAATGTATCTCGAGCGTGGCGACCGGTCGTGGGCGAACCTCGACGAGTTTTCTCGCGGGGGCGGTTTCGACGCGCAGCTTCCCATTGCGGGCGTCAAATTAAAGGCCGGAGCCTTGATCGAGAAGCGTGAACGCTACTTCGACATTAAGTTTTTCCTCGCCGAACTCGAGCGCGGCAGCAATGCGTGGAATCTGCTCGGCCTGCCCATCGGCCAGGTGTTCAACCCCGACAATTTCGGAGCCGGCAAACTTGTGATGACGCGGCTTTCGGACAAGCGCGATGTGTATTCGGGGGAACAGACGCTTGTTGCATCGTACGGCATGCTCGACATCCCTCTGTCGGGATTCGTGTCATTCTCCGGCGTGTCGCCGTTCCTCGAGGATGTGCGCCTCGCGGGAGGAGTTCGTGTGGAAAATTCGGAACAGCGTGTGAATACCATCAGTCCGTTCAGCACCGACGAGGCGTTTATCGCGCGTGTCAAGAACGTCGACATCCTGCCTTCGGCGAATCTGACATTTGTCCTCAATCAATTGCTGAATCTCCGTTTCGCCGCAAGCCAGTCCGTGAACCGGCCCGAATTCCGTGAACTCTCGAGTTTCTACTTCTACGACTACAGCATTTACGAGGGCACATTCGGCAATCCACTGCTGCAGCGCGCGCTGTCGCGCAACTACGATGCGCGTGTAGAGTACTTCCCCGGACCGGGCGAAGTGGTGGCATTCAGTGTCTTTCACAAGCGTATCACAAACGCGATAGAACAGCGGATTCTCCCTTCATCAAATCCCGAACGCACCTGGTTCAATTCGCGCTTCGGCGTTAACGAGGGATGGGAACTCGAGGTGCGGAAGTCGCTCGATTTCCTGGGCGCGTACGGCACGAATTTCAGCGTCACCGGCAATTACACGCGCATCCGATCCGCCATTGAGTACCAGCAGGGCTACAAGGTCGACATGGGCGGCGGTGTGTATCTGGACGAATACCGGACGGAGACACGCGAGATGCAGGGACAGTCGCCATACATGTTGAACTTCTCGCTGCTCTTCCGCGAACCCGCGCTCGGCACCACGATCAACCTCCTGTACAACCAGTTCGGCAGCCGTCTCGACGCCGTGGGTGACGAGAGGGCGCTGGACGTGTACGAGGAAGCGCGCGGGGCGTTCGATCTGACAATCACGCAACCGGTCATCGCGCGCCTCGACGCAAAATTCACAGCAAAGGAGTTGTTTGTCGTAAATCCGGAGCGCACGGATCGGGAGTCCGGTGACAGGTCAAACGAGCGCCGTTTCACGACACGCGAGGGCAACGAGTACAAGCGCATACTCACAGAGCCAACGTACTCGTTGCAGCTTTCATACACATTCTGA
- a CDS encoding T9SS C-terminal target domain-containing protein: MRKIFSVALFVALLAVSQAVAQPTVILGPGLGAGRTVYHQTGNRTLDADTTYILTGLYFVDSTYSLTIEPGTIIRGDTAATLIIGRGATINANATSSNPIVFTSLKPIGFRAPGDWGGLVILGNAPSNQVNPLIEGGIIPGSYGGSNPNDNSGTFRYVRIEYPGYRFQLNNEVNGLTMGGVGRGTTIEYVQVSYSFDDSFEWFGGTVNARYLVAFGGTDDEFDTDFGYQGFGQFLFGLKDPAYWDPTGETNGFETDNEGSASYKVPRTMPRFSNVTLVGAKRVDSVSMFSGNKFQYSAVVRRGTMFSFYNSAILGYPGGLSLRDSITFRSALNDSLQIRTSSIAAYDGTTYPVIHASGAAGFFTLTALQSWFNNAAYNNLGGSAARTASAIGLVDLNNLNNPDPRPGVSTELATAGTEFSVPRGWAGTNFSFDSTTYRGAFNPALGMNAQWTSGWTNFDPQNTHYMNTGWNLVSVPRVPASFDATSLFPTRALSDVWAFSSGYTSATTLSNGPGYWAYYSAPKANPISGGVIATPLTLATTTGAGWVLIGCKSTPVSTSALSVTGAGVGSDYYGFTGSGYSAVTTLEPGRAYWVYVTGATTISIP, translated from the coding sequence ATGAGGAAAATATTTTCTGTTGCCCTGTTCGTTGCGCTTCTTGCGGTATCGCAGGCAGTGGCGCAACCGACAGTGATTCTCGGCCCGGGCCTCGGCGCCGGCCGTACCGTGTACCATCAGACCGGCAATCGCACGCTCGATGCCGACACGACATACATCCTGACCGGTCTGTATTTCGTGGACTCGACCTATAGTCTGACGATCGAGCCCGGCACGATCATCCGCGGCGACACCGCGGCGACACTGATTATCGGTCGCGGCGCGACGATCAATGCAAACGCGACCTCGTCGAATCCGATCGTGTTTACGAGTCTGAAACCGATCGGTTTCCGTGCTCCAGGCGACTGGGGCGGCTTGGTGATACTCGGCAACGCGCCGTCAAATCAGGTGAATCCGCTCATCGAAGGCGGTATCATCCCCGGATCCTACGGTGGGTCCAACCCGAACGACAATTCCGGAACCTTTCGCTATGTGCGCATCGAGTACCCCGGATACCGATTCCAGCTCAACAACGAGGTGAACGGACTGACGATGGGTGGTGTCGGCCGCGGCACGACCATCGAGTACGTGCAGGTCAGCTATTCGTTCGATGATTCCTTCGAATGGTTCGGCGGCACGGTGAACGCCCGCTACCTCGTGGCTTTCGGCGGCACGGATGATGAATTCGACACGGACTTCGGCTACCAGGGATTTGGACAGTTTTTATTCGGTCTGAAAGATCCCGCGTACTGGGATCCGACAGGCGAGACCAATGGTTTCGAAACAGACAACGAGGGATCGGCGAGCTACAAGGTGCCGCGCACCATGCCCCGTTTTTCGAACGTGACACTCGTGGGCGCGAAACGAGTCGATTCCGTGTCCATGTTCAGCGGAAACAAGTTCCAGTACAGCGCTGTGGTTCGTCGCGGCACGATGTTTTCGTTCTACAACTCCGCCATACTCGGTTATCCCGGCGGACTGTCGCTGCGCGACTCCATCACCTTCCGCTCCGCCCTCAACGATTCACTGCAGATTCGCACAAGCAGCATTGCGGCCTACGATGGAACCACATACCCTGTGATCCACGCGTCCGGCGCGGCTGGTTTCTTCACATTGACCGCGCTGCAGAGCTGGTTCAACAACGCGGCGTACAACAATCTGGGCGGTTCGGCCGCGCGTACAGCAAGCGCCATCGGACTTGTGGATCTGAATAATCTGAATAATCCCGATCCGCGACCGGGCGTCTCCACCGAACTTGCCACAGCCGGCACCGAGTTTTCCGTTCCGCGCGGCTGGGCCGGGACGAATTTCTCCTTCGATTCGACGACATACCGCGGCGCGTTTAATCCGGCGCTCGGCATGAATGCGCAGTGGACGTCGGGCTGGACGAATTTCGATCCGCAGAACACACACTACATGAACACCGGCTGGAATCTAGTCTCGGTGCCGCGTGTCCCCGCGTCGTTCGACGCGACGTCGCTGTTCCCGACACGCGCCTTGAGCGACGTGTGGGCCTTCAGCAGCGGGTACACCAGCGCCACGACGCTGTCGAACGGTCCCGGCTATTGGGCCTATTACAGCGCCCCGAAGGCGAATCCCATTTCCGGCGGCGTCATCGCCACACCGCTGACACTTGCCACCACCACCGGTGCGGGCTGGGTGCTCATCGGTTGCAAGTCGACACCGGTCAGCACCTCGGCACTGTCCGTGACGGGTGCGGGCGTCGGTTCCGACTATTACGGATTCACGGGTTCCGGGTATTCCGCCGTGACGACGCTTGAACCGGGCCGCGCGTACTGGGTGTACGTGACCGGCGCGACCACCATTTCCATTCCTTAA